A genome region from Bacteroidota bacterium includes the following:
- a CDS encoding T9SS type A sorting domain-containing protein, giving the protein MRLSLMNLGSSTEDSVTLFLRIYNGSSQRIYTDSVTIRNWLPGTTRDTSFHDFVPQQAQVSFRFVAYTSLASDQNRTNDTLTTTVSSKYLSDSKATNVVFPPPDTVLDRRVSFQPACTFQTVGVEDMYDMPIRVEIHQCSDGTVVFRADTIADALYSDSGARVFRFPSSQGSYNVQNLKPGCYRIVFIARQSDDGDRSNDSASAEFSIRDVAAPDRGNDVALTRIYEPGTLQRVLLSKSIQPRVSIYNYGPNDESPVAVVGMVRDQSGTIVYRDTVIVPLISAQTSADVTFRTYQPTVLGMIYTFIAYSVAPLDTNRWNDTSRVQFLTRAYQDESVSTILVPSAGSIIPHGADVRPQIVCGIVTGVKPSAPVQLTAIVYHNGAIVRSSSYSVDASYFDSAAVYYTFPYSLAHMIAGLDTGQYSMCVAGNFHDDNPNNDSAWTSFRINRAHDLRADSINCGDLLGRLRVGVAAPVHALFTSLGMLNETAVIVHLTVRLNDSAEVYRDSTTVALWNAGTTVTLPFKDLTITVPGTYILQAIVSAADDELPFNDTVRRTLSGRYSYDVSADTLMLNFPSDSIPYRSDLHIMGVFSHHGIEVSQQYAVRAEMRSCSSGSLAFRVDTVVTELNPLVMSDTMNFPSSQVVYSTRTLAPGCYRLAVIAHDGFDGNRSNDTVYQEITIVSPTSVPDASAPTVFSLDAPFPNPCDGELTVRYTLAARASVQFSVRDMLGRVVFAHTDESVPAGEQRRTLTLPPLSDGSYVLTVSARQTSGIVHTEARTISVVHASAR; this is encoded by the coding sequence GTGAGACTAAGTCTTATGAATCTCGGAAGCAGCACCGAAGACTCCGTGACGCTCTTTCTTCGGATCTATAACGGCTCGTCGCAACGCATCTACACCGACTCCGTCACGATACGGAATTGGCTTCCTGGCACGACGCGCGATACCTCATTTCACGATTTCGTCCCACAACAAGCGCAGGTCAGTTTCCGATTTGTTGCGTACACGTCGCTCGCGTCCGACCAGAACCGAACGAACGATACGCTCACGACGACGGTCTCCTCGAAATACCTCAGCGACTCGAAAGCCACGAATGTTGTCTTTCCTCCCCCGGATACCGTCTTGGACCGAAGGGTTAGCTTTCAGCCCGCATGTACGTTTCAAACAGTCGGTGTCGAAGACATGTACGATATGCCGATTCGTGTCGAGATTCATCAATGCAGCGACGGTACTGTCGTGTTCAGAGCCGATACGATTGCCGATGCTCTGTATTCCGATTCCGGCGCCCGGGTATTCCGTTTTCCCTCTTCTCAAGGGTCGTACAATGTTCAGAATCTCAAGCCCGGCTGCTACCGCATCGTGTTTATCGCCCGCCAAAGCGACGATGGCGATCGCTCGAACGACTCGGCGAGCGCGGAGTTCTCGATCCGCGATGTGGCGGCCCCCGATCGTGGCAACGATGTCGCCCTCACCCGCATCTATGAACCTGGTACGTTGCAACGGGTCTTGCTTTCGAAGTCGATACAACCTCGGGTGAGTATCTACAACTACGGTCCGAATGACGAATCTCCCGTAGCGGTTGTCGGTATGGTTCGTGACCAATCCGGCACGATCGTCTACCGAGATACGGTCATCGTGCCGCTTATCTCGGCGCAGACGTCGGCTGATGTGACGTTCCGCACGTATCAGCCAACCGTTCTGGGGATGATCTATACATTTATTGCATACTCTGTCGCTCCGCTCGATACAAACCGCTGGAACGACACCTCGCGTGTTCAATTCCTGACCCGCGCCTACCAGGACGAAAGCGTCTCGACCATACTGGTGCCATCTGCAGGTTCGATCATTCCGCATGGAGCGGACGTCCGTCCGCAGATCGTCTGCGGCATTGTTACCGGCGTCAAACCATCAGCGCCGGTACAACTAACTGCAATTGTCTATCATAACGGAGCGATCGTTCGCAGCAGCTCATACTCGGTCGATGCGTCGTATTTCGATAGTGCAGCGGTGTACTATACGTTTCCGTACTCGCTGGCCCACATGATCGCCGGTCTTGATACTGGGCAGTATTCCATGTGCGTTGCAGGCAACTTCCACGACGACAATCCGAACAACGATTCGGCATGGACGTCGTTCAGAATCAATCGCGCTCACGATCTGCGCGCCGATTCGATCAACTGCGGCGACCTGCTGGGCAGGCTGCGTGTCGGTGTTGCTGCACCGGTTCATGCACTGTTCACGAGCCTCGGCATGCTCAACGAAACGGCGGTCATCGTACATCTCACCGTCCGCTTGAACGACTCGGCGGAAGTATATCGGGATTCGACTACTGTCGCGCTCTGGAATGCGGGGACGACCGTCACGCTTCCATTCAAAGACCTCACTATTACCGTACCGGGGACCTATATACTTCAAGCGATTGTCTCGGCTGCCGACGACGAACTCCCGTTCAACGACACCGTACGACGTACCCTGAGCGGTCGGTATTCGTATGACGTCTCTGCCGACACGTTGATGCTTAATTTCCCTTCCGACTCTATTCCCTACAGATCGGATCTTCATATAATGGGCGTCTTCAGTCACCATGGCATCGAAGTATCGCAGCAGTATGCCGTCCGTGCGGAAATGCGTTCGTGCAGTAGCGGCTCGCTGGCGTTCAGGGTTGACACAGTAGTCACAGAGCTGAACCCCTTGGTCATGTCGGATACGATGAATTTCCCAAGTTCGCAGGTGGTATACTCTACTCGAACGCTCGCCCCCGGCTGTTACCGGTTGGCCGTGATCGCCCACGACGGGTTCGACGGTAACCGCTCGAACGATACCGTGTACCAAGAGATCACGATCGTTTCACCGACATCCGTACCCGATGCCTCCGCTCCGACTGTCTTTTCGCTCGACGCACCGTTCCCCAACCCGTGCGACGGCGAGTTGACTGTGCGATACACGCTTGCGGCCCGAGCCTCTGTCCAGTTTTCGGTGCGAGATATGCTCGGCCGTGTCGTGTTCGCGCATACCGACGAATCCGTGCCGGCTGGCGAGCAGCGTAGAACCCTTACGCTGCCACCCCTGAGCGACGGCAGCTATGTATTGACGGTTTCGGCACGACAAACGAGCGGAATTGTACATACCGAGGCCCGGACGATCTCCGTCGTGCATGCTTCGGCACGGTAA
- a CDS encoding thiolase family protein: protein MNNAYIISACRTPFGKYGGALKDVRPDDMAGLVIKEAVARAGVDPMQIDDVMMGCANQAGEDNRNVSRMGALLAGLPERVPATTINRLCGSSLDAVIQASRAIIAGEADIIVAGGVESMTRAPYSLPKNVSGAALFGNLTAYDTALGWRYPNPKLETMFPLEAMGETGENVAEQWHVSREDQDSFAYESHQRAIAAQDAGRFDDEIVAVTIPVKKGDPIVISKDEQPRRDTTPEKLAKLGAAFRKGGSVTAGNSSSLNDGASAVVVASEAVVKALGITPLGRYVASGVEGLSPRCMGVGPVYAVQKILKRTGLNVKDIDLFELNEAFASQSLAVIRDLKLDPSKVNVNGGAIAIGHPLGASGGRLVGTLLYELRRRKLKRGIATMCIGVGQGIGAMFETV from the coding sequence ATGAACAACGCCTATATAATCTCCGCCTGCCGCACTCCGTTCGGGAAATACGGCGGCGCTCTGAAAGATGTACGTCCCGACGACATGGCCGGACTCGTGATCAAAGAAGCCGTTGCCCGTGCGGGTGTCGATCCCATGCAAATCGACGACGTCATGATGGGCTGCGCGAACCAAGCGGGTGAAGACAACCGAAACGTCTCGCGCATGGGTGCACTGCTGGCAGGGCTGCCCGAGCGCGTACCCGCTACAACAATCAATCGGTTGTGCGGCTCGTCCCTCGATGCCGTAATTCAAGCGTCGCGTGCGATCATCGCGGGCGAAGCGGATATCATCGTTGCCGGTGGCGTCGAATCGATGACCCGCGCACCATATTCGCTGCCGAAGAATGTCAGCGGCGCCGCATTATTTGGCAATCTCACCGCCTACGACACCGCGCTCGGCTGGCGCTATCCGAATCCGAAGCTCGAGACGATGTTCCCGCTCGAAGCAATGGGCGAGACCGGCGAGAACGTTGCCGAGCAATGGCACGTCTCCAGAGAAGATCAGGATTCGTTCGCCTACGAATCGCACCAACGTGCGATCGCAGCGCAAGACGCAGGCAGGTTCGACGACGAGATCGTTGCTGTCACCATCCCCGTAAAGAAGGGCGATCCCATTGTCATTTCGAAAGACGAGCAACCGCGACGCGATACGACGCCTGAGAAATTAGCGAAGCTCGGCGCAGCATTTCGCAAAGGCGGCAGCGTGACAGCCGGAAATTCGAGCAGCCTCAACGACGGCGCCAGCGCTGTTGTCGTCGCAAGCGAGGCTGTGGTGAAAGCACTTGGCATCACACCGCTCGGCCGTTACGTCGCTTCGGGCGTCGAAGGACTCTCACCGCGCTGCATGGGTGTCGGACCGGTCTATGCCGTCCAGAAAATCTTAAAGCGCACGGGTCTCAATGTCAAGGACATCGATCTCTTCGAGCTCAACGAGGCATTTGCTTCCCAGAGCCTTGCAGTTATCCGCGACCTGAAACTCGATCCCTCGAAGGTAAACGTCAACGGCGGAGCCATCGCCATCGGTCACCCGTTGGGTGCCAGCGGTGGACGCTTGGTTGGTACGCTCTTGTACGAACTGCGGCGCCGCAAACTCAAACGTGGGATCGCCACCATGTGTATCGGCGTCGGCCAGGGCATTGGGGCGATGTTCGAGACGGTCTGA
- a CDS encoding nitrate/sulfonate/bicarbonate ABC transporter ATP-binding protein, whose translation MSVSPMTAQTPVAIPGKELIELRDVSMTFVQPGGKSLPVLEHISVSVSENEFLCLLGPSGSGKSTILRILTGLLKPTIGSVSVNGSPMVGFNPLTSMVFQSFALLPWLTVEENVALGLEALKMPRDVVKEKVRRAIDMVGLEGFEEAYPKELSGGMKQRVGIARGLVVEPAVLCMDEPFSALDALTAENLRDEVLHLFHSHDTTLKSVVMVTHLIEEAVQMASRIIVLDTHPGRIKAEFTNALPYPRNPRSREFQELSDRIYALITNTVLPFVEEPKTQQRIEIIPTVNIGELTGLLHILSEYQTIDIGDLSENVGHPFHETLQIVKAAELLEFAQTPGQNVIITPLGRTFVESEINDQKKLFNTQIRKLRTFGILLETLSKNSGEVPKEVLLEDYTTRMPYEDSEAVLDTIIDWGRYAELIGYSPKDDVVYLDTGEERS comes from the coding sequence CCAGACGCCGGTGGCAATACCGGGCAAAGAGTTGATCGAGTTGCGCGATGTGTCGATGACCTTCGTACAGCCCGGCGGCAAATCGTTGCCGGTGCTCGAGCATATCAGCGTCAGCGTCTCGGAGAACGAATTCCTGTGTTTGCTCGGCCCGTCGGGTTCGGGCAAATCGACGATCCTTCGCATTCTTACCGGCTTGCTCAAACCGACGATCGGCTCGGTGTCGGTCAACGGCTCGCCGATGGTTGGGTTTAACCCGCTCACGTCGATGGTCTTCCAGTCGTTCGCACTCTTGCCGTGGCTGACCGTCGAAGAGAATGTTGCCCTTGGTCTCGAAGCGCTCAAGATGCCGCGCGATGTCGTCAAAGAGAAGGTTCGGCGCGCGATCGATATGGTCGGTTTGGAAGGATTCGAAGAAGCGTACCCGAAGGAATTGTCGGGCGGGATGAAACAGCGCGTCGGTATTGCACGCGGACTGGTCGTAGAGCCGGCCGTGCTCTGTATGGACGAGCCGTTCAGCGCGCTCGATGCACTCACGGCCGAGAACCTGCGCGACGAAGTGCTGCATCTGTTTCATTCGCACGATACGACGCTCAAGTCGGTCGTGATGGTCACGCACCTGATCGAAGAGGCCGTACAGATGGCGAGCCGTATCATTGTGCTCGACACGCATCCGGGCCGCATCAAGGCGGAGTTTACAAATGCGTTGCCGTATCCGCGCAATCCGCGTTCGCGCGAATTTCAAGAACTCAGCGACCGGATTTACGCACTCATCACGAACACCGTCCTTCCGTTCGTCGAAGAACCGAAGACCCAGCAGCGCATCGAGATCATTCCGACCGTCAATATCGGCGAGCTAACCGGTCTGTTGCATATTCTTTCGGAGTATCAAACGATCGATATTGGCGATCTCTCGGAGAATGTCGGCCATCCGTTCCACGAAACACTGCAGATCGTCAAGGCCGCAGAACTACTGGAGTTCGCGCAAACGCCGGGACAGAACGTCATCATTACGCCGCTTGGCCGCACGTTCGTCGAATCGGAAATCAACGATCAGAAGAAACTCTTCAACACACAGATCAGAAAGCTGCGCACATTCGGCATCCTGCTCGAAACACTCTCGAAGAATAGCGGTGAGGTCCCGAAAGAAGTGCTGCTCGAGGATTACACGACGCGCATGCCGTATGAGGATTCGGAGGCCGTGCTCGATACGATCATCGACTGGGGCCGCTACGCCGAGCTGATCGGCTACAGCCCGAAGGACGATGTCGTGTATCTCGATACAGGAGAAGAGCGGAGTTAA
- a CDS encoding choice-of-anchor D domain-containing protein yields MVLHYITRSFRLASCILLMVLCITGFAANTSARSFTVSTHRVTLDQSNRYGYISITTTQSPLVLSTFVAYRNKFVQLTAIDSANLRSGPLSGSVVLIPDSTQTAQAWISVYYATISNKPTSMFLTLTNRANGESDTITIETTDSVVEHTRPVLTIENDSVYNIRTSVNHTDAKEFNVRIRNIWTSKIVAAVSSTNISDSIHFTASARSLSIDPVSQSPDGSLFTVTYHPDNYPYDDSISYIFIPNTPGDGAPVTLNIFVHDTAATAGTLSISSPYFGYTEQGSKTCQTVRLSNRNGSALTITDLSFQGPDASAFALDQSVSLPIEIPKNSSKTITVCYTAPNAFNRSVSASIHAVYKSAGVNSLTTDCPIYAYLGGCVWVGSEHDTINMGTVIGGGWIERSVRITNHSGVTLSVDSARDLYSNGAEIVFTIATTFPFTLAADETKQLDLLFTPTQIGNYGSRFALFLSSSVDSSCNEATMEVDGYCQTDSSARIQLFPAQTETLNIVTKESTTTQSFVFTNNLSTSVKVLGVSVKDGTHFSVASPKSSDLPITVDAGKSLTVDLSFDAGSNGQYSDSLVITTDHAAVAQQFVLHGTRTSTASVVTTPAVAPILSVTPNPSSGNARLSVVGAASATLQIYSELGVLIASHENSSSWQLGAGDATGPQLASGAYIVRAFGIGSDGRPFVTSKQIVVTGH; encoded by the coding sequence ATGGTACTTCATTACATAACTCGCTCCTTCAGGCTGGCCTCCTGTATCCTCCTGATGGTTTTGTGTATTACAGGATTCGCTGCAAACACGTCTGCACGCTCGTTCACGGTCTCGACCCATCGGGTCACGCTGGACCAGTCCAATCGCTACGGATACATCAGCATTACGACGACGCAATCGCCGTTGGTGCTCTCGACATTCGTCGCGTATCGGAATAAATTCGTTCAGCTCACGGCAATCGACTCGGCCAATTTGCGTAGCGGACCGCTTTCCGGGTCGGTGGTGCTGATCCCCGACTCCACTCAAACTGCGCAGGCTTGGATCAGCGTGTACTACGCAACGATCAGCAACAAGCCGACGTCGATGTTCCTGACGCTCACCAACAGGGCGAACGGCGAAAGCGATACGATCACGATCGAAACCACCGATTCGGTCGTAGAGCACACTCGCCCTGTGCTTACGATCGAGAATGACAGCGTGTACAATATTCGTACCAGTGTCAATCATACGGATGCCAAAGAATTCAACGTCCGCATCCGAAATATTTGGACCTCGAAGATCGTCGCAGCCGTATCGAGCACGAACATTTCCGACAGCATCCACTTTACGGCGTCGGCTCGCTCGCTTAGTATCGATCCGGTCTCGCAAAGCCCGGACGGCAGTTTGTTTACAGTCACCTATCATCCCGACAATTATCCGTATGACGATAGTATTTCCTATATTTTCATACCGAACACGCCGGGTGATGGAGCTCCGGTAACACTGAATATCTTCGTACACGATACGGCCGCCACTGCCGGGACGCTTTCCATCTCCTCCCCGTATTTCGGATATACAGAACAAGGCTCGAAGACGTGCCAAACGGTTCGGCTGTCGAACCGGAACGGCTCGGCACTGACGATCACCGATCTGTCATTCCAAGGTCCCGATGCCTCGGCCTTTGCGCTCGATCAGTCGGTATCACTTCCGATCGAAATCCCGAAGAATTCTTCGAAGACGATTACGGTCTGCTATACAGCACCGAATGCATTCAATCGAAGCGTCTCTGCATCGATACATGCCGTATATAAGAGTGCTGGCGTCAACTCGCTGACGACCGACTGCCCAATCTATGCCTACCTCGGCGGGTGCGTCTGGGTCGGTTCAGAACATGACACTATCAATATGGGGACCGTCATTGGCGGCGGATGGATTGAACGGAGCGTGCGGATCACAAACCACAGCGGGGTTACACTCTCGGTTGACTCGGCTCGCGACCTCTATTCCAACGGCGCGGAAATCGTGTTCACGATCGCCACCACATTCCCCTTCACTCTCGCGGCGGACGAAACGAAGCAGCTCGACTTACTCTTCACTCCGACGCAGATCGGGAATTACGGGTCACGTTTTGCTCTCTTTCTCTCGAGTTCAGTCGATAGTAGCTGCAACGAAGCGACGATGGAAGTCGATGGATATTGCCAAACAGATTCCAGCGCACGTATTCAGCTCTTCCCTGCTCAAACTGAGACACTGAACATCGTGACCAAGGAATCCACGACCACGCAGAGTTTCGTCTTCACCAACAATCTGAGCACATCCGTCAAGGTGCTTGGCGTATCGGTGAAAGACGGCACACACTTCTCTGTCGCTTCGCCGAAATCCTCCGATCTGCCGATCACGGTGGATGCAGGCAAATCGCTCACCGTCGATCTGAGCTTCGATGCAGGCTCGAACGGACAGTATAGCGACTCGCTCGTAATCACCACCGATCACGCCGCCGTTGCACAGCAGTTTGTTCTGCATGGTACGCGTACGTCGACGGCGAGTGTCGTGACGACACCGGCTGTTGCGCCAATCCTTAGCGTGACGCCAAACCCATCGTCGGGCAACGCTCGCCTTTCGGTCGTCGGCGCTGCAAGCGCAACACTGCAGATCTACTCCGAGCTCGGCGTGCTGATCGCTTCACACGAAAACAGCTCAAGCTGGCAGCTCGGCGCAGGCGATGCCACAGGCCCGCAGCTCGCAAGCGGTGCATACATCGTGCGCGCATTCGGCATTGGTTCGGACGGCAGGCCGTTCGTTACGTCAAAGCAGATTGTCGTAACAGGTCATTGA
- the maf gene encoding septum formation protein Maf: MNPSILYLASASPRRASLVSLLGVKRVIIKPADIDETLVGSRAPHDFAFDLAFQKASATRGLLHPNDSPGIVLGADTIVVINDVILGKPTDEADARAMLRTLSGATHTVYTGIALLHSVTGESVRFVEKTQVTFRTLGDDEIAAYVAGGSPMDKAGSYGIQDDHGAVFVSRIEGDYYNVVGLPLCSTYVHLRQFAPTLF; encoded by the coding sequence ATGAACCCATCCATCCTATATCTCGCATCTGCTTCCCCGCGTCGCGCGTCGCTCGTGTCGTTGCTCGGGGTGAAGCGCGTGATCATCAAACCGGCCGATATCGACGAGACACTCGTCGGTTCGCGAGCGCCCCACGATTTTGCGTTCGACCTCGCATTCCAGAAAGCATCCGCCACGCGTGGATTGCTGCATCCGAACGATAGCCCCGGGATCGTACTCGGCGCCGATACGATCGTCGTTATCAACGACGTCATTCTCGGCAAACCGACCGACGAAGCAGATGCACGCGCGATGCTGCGCACCCTCTCCGGCGCGACCCATACAGTGTACACCGGCATTGCATTGCTGCATTCGGTAACGGGCGAGAGCGTCCGCTTCGTCGAAAAAACACAGGTCACCTTCCGCACTCTTGGCGATGACGAGATCGCGGCGTATGTTGCGGGCGGTTCTCCGATGGATAAAGCAGGGTCCTACGGCATTCAGGACGACCACGGCGCAGTCTTTGTCAGTCGGATCGAGGGCGATTACTATAATGTCGTCGGTTTGCCGCTATGCTCGACGTACGTCCACCTGCGCCAGTTCGCTCCGACGTTGTTCTGA
- a CDS encoding NAD(P)-dependent oxidoreductase: MIAFLGMGMLGSNWVRAMRKRGEDVNVWNRTAARAKVLEEVGAKAFENAADAVKGATRVHICVSDDAAVEGILAQIVSAIAKDIIIVDHTTTTVSGAIERTARLKSQDIDYVHAPVFMGPQNALESSGSMLVSGDQAVIAKVEAALKQMTGELQNMGENVGDAAAYKLLGNHNFLSISAALIDSITLGKSLGLPMEDVIGFLEQIGTTPSAARIKRLRMGNYDAPTWELLMARKDARLMVEEAARAHNDLMVMPALGREMDALIAEGLGSKDWSIVAKKALSE; encoded by the coding sequence ATGATCGCTTTTCTTGGAATGGGTATGCTGGGTTCGAACTGGGTTCGGGCCATGCGCAAACGCGGCGAAGACGTGAACGTATGGAATCGCACCGCCGCCCGTGCGAAGGTACTTGAAGAGGTCGGGGCGAAGGCGTTCGAGAACGCTGCCGATGCGGTGAAGGGCGCGACGCGCGTGCATATCTGCGTCTCGGACGATGCGGCGGTCGAAGGCATCCTCGCGCAGATCGTCAGTGCTATTGCAAAGGACATAATCATCGTCGATCACACGACGACAACGGTGAGCGGCGCGATCGAACGCACGGCCCGACTGAAGTCACAAGACATCGACTACGTCCATGCTCCTGTGTTCATGGGGCCGCAGAACGCACTCGAGAGTTCGGGTTCGATGCTCGTCTCAGGCGATCAAGCGGTCATCGCGAAGGTCGAAGCTGCGCTCAAACAGATGACCGGTGAGTTGCAGAACATGGGCGAGAACGTCGGCGATGCAGCGGCGTATAAGCTCCTTGGCAATCATAATTTCCTTTCGATCTCGGCTGCGCTGATCGACAGCATCACGCTCGGCAAGTCGCTCGGTCTGCCGATGGAGGATGTGATCGGCTTCCTCGAACAGATCGGCACCACGCCATCTGCCGCGCGCATCAAACGCTTGCGTATGGGCAACTACGATGCGCCGACTTGGGAATTGCTCATGGCCCGCAAAGACGCACGCCTGATGGTCGAAGAAGCCGCGCGAGCGCACAACGATCTGATGGTCATGCCTGCCCTCGGCAGAGAGATGGATGCCCTCATCGCCGAAGGCCTCGGCTCGAAGGATTGGAGCATCGTTGCAAAAAAAGCGCTCAGCGAATAA
- a CDS encoding peptidoglycan DD-metalloendopeptidase family protein, giving the protein MKRIILFVLLAFPLSAFAQFSSPMSGQQNQDWYVWSYFDHDTASGSVRNFACNQYCYDNWHGLIYVLKNLKLMDQGMPVTAAGPGRVVAIRSTSDDRTRSSVSTDHGNFVRIQHGPNLFSYYAYLRHGSIQVAFGDSVNTGQTLAMVGSSGGAYYAKLYFRFEDSTGRYIDPMGDNCDLVSIPPMISPIPVYDTSFGVIDFGITTGALIGSDSLMERPANRTNIGISQSANDTVWGWLQYKNRFTNDSLTDIWIDPHGSVFHRSTVHAESDFHFGYHSHGFAVTDLALFQSTFDHPVDTGTWTIEWHHKGETIAQSTFHLAVDNGGIVASKPAADLEFYPQPANEFVRIRGARISRAELYSITGERVATSLEANGDSESVLHWKHLAPGVYTVRLWRVDGQTVASTIVIN; this is encoded by the coding sequence ATGAAACGCATCATTCTCTTCGTATTGCTGGCCTTCCCCCTGTCGGCGTTCGCGCAATTCTCGTCGCCGATGAGCGGCCAGCAGAACCAGGACTGGTATGTCTGGAGCTACTTCGATCACGACACGGCGAGTGGTTCGGTCCGGAATTTTGCATGCAACCAATACTGCTACGACAATTGGCACGGACTGATTTATGTGCTGAAGAACTTGAAGTTGATGGATCAAGGCATGCCGGTAACAGCAGCGGGGCCCGGCCGCGTCGTGGCGATCCGAAGCACATCGGACGATCGGACGCGCTCGTCGGTCTCAACCGATCACGGAAATTTTGTTCGTATTCAACACGGTCCGAACCTGTTTTCGTACTATGCGTACTTGCGTCACGGATCGATCCAGGTCGCCTTCGGCGACTCGGTGAATACCGGACAAACGCTCGCGATGGTCGGCTCCTCGGGCGGCGCATACTACGCGAAGCTCTACTTCCGGTTCGAGGACTCGACCGGCCGATACATCGATCCGATGGGTGACAACTGCGACCTCGTGTCGATCCCGCCGATGATCTCGCCGATCCCCGTCTACGATACGAGTTTCGGTGTCATCGACTTCGGCATTACGACCGGAGCACTCATCGGCAGCGATTCGCTCATGGAACGGCCTGCCAACAGGACCAATATCGGCATCAGTCAGTCTGCTAATGATACGGTCTGGGGCTGGTTGCAATACAAGAACCGCTTCACCAACGATTCATTGACGGATATTTGGATCGATCCCCACGGCTCCGTTTTTCACCGGTCTACCGTTCATGCTGAGTCGGATTTCCATTTTGGCTACCATAGCCACGGATTCGCGGTCACCGATCTTGCACTGTTCCAATCGACATTCGATCATCCTGTCGATACGGGTACATGGACGATCGAGTGGCACCATAAAGGCGAGACGATCGCTCAATCGACATTCCATCTGGCAGTCGATAATGGCGGTATCGTCGCATCAAAGCCCGCTGCAGATTTAGAATTCTACCCTCAACCGGCGAACGAGTTCGTACGTATCCGAGGTGCTCGCATATCGCGTGCGGAGTTATATAGTATTACAGGAGAACGAGTTGCAACGAGTCTTGAGGCGAACGGCGACTCCGAATCCGTCCTGCATTGGAAGCACCTGGCGCCCGGAGTCTACACGGTTCGGCTCTGGAGAGTAGATGGGCAAACAGTTGCATCAACGATAGTCATCAATTAG
- a CDS encoding sugar ABC transporter permease, with protein sequence MIATAQTKRTALLLLSPWLLTLALFWAYPLVYALYLSFTKYKTLTTDTIWIGLDNYKHLFRDDAFKQSLWNTIIFVVGTIPITMILALVAAAMLVRVKRLQYFFQSTLFLPSVTSLVVIALIFSNLYTAGGYINTLLKLCGLPASEKGWLLEPSTAMPAVMAMDIWVSVGYYAVLFVAAIQNIPKDLYEVADLEGASAAQQFWRITLPSINGTVLFALVLNTIKSFQVFTEIYVLTRGGPLGRTSTLVYSVYQNAFEKADGMGYACAVAYVLFFIIAAFSAVEFRMLRER encoded by the coding sequence ATGATCGCTACTGCGCAGACCAAACGCACCGCCCTGTTGCTGCTCTCACCGTGGCTGCTGACGCTCGCCCTCTTTTGGGCCTATCCGCTCGTCTATGCGCTCTACCTTTCGTTCACCAAGTACAAGACGCTGACCACCGATACGATCTGGATCGGTCTGGATAATTACAAACATCTCTTCCGAGACGACGCATTCAAACAGTCGCTTTGGAACACGATCATCTTTGTTGTCGGGACGATCCCGATCACGATGATCCTCGCACTCGTGGCAGCCGCAATGCTTGTTCGTGTCAAGCGCCTGCAGTATTTCTTTCAATCTACATTGTTCCTGCCGAGCGTAACGTCGCTCGTGGTTATCGCACTTATCTTTTCGAATCTCTACACCGCCGGCGGGTATATCAATACCTTGCTGAAACTCTGCGGCCTTCCGGCCAGCGAAAAAGGGTGGCTGCTCGAACCCTCCACGGCGATGCCCGCGGTAATGGCGATGGATATTTGGGTGTCGGTCGGCTACTACGCCGTGCTTTTCGTCGCGGCGATCCAGAATATTCCGAAGGATCTCTATGAGGTCGCCGACCTCGAAGGAGCAAGCGCCGCACAGCAGTTTTGGCGCATCACGCTCCCGTCGATCAACGGTACAGTGCTCTTCGCGCTCGTGCTCAATACGATCAAGAGCTTTCAGGTATTTACAGAAATTTATGTACTCACGCGCGGCGGCCCGCTCGGCCGCACGTCGACGCTCGTGTATTCGGTCTATCAAAACGCCTTCGAGAAGGCAGACGGCATGGGCTATGCCTGCGCCGTTGCATACGTCCTCTTCTTTATCATCGCCGCCTTCTCCGCCGTCGAATTTCGCATGCTGCGGGAGCGGTGA